The following are encoded together in the Malaya genurostris strain Urasoe2022 chromosome 3, Malgen_1.1, whole genome shotgun sequence genome:
- the LOC131434926 gene encoding cytoplasmic tRNA 2-thiolation protein 1: MPVLCSTKCHRRAFLKRPKTGDALCKECFFLAFETEIHTTIQQSKIFKQGSLVAVAASGGKDSTVLAHVLKILNERYKYGIELKLLSIDEGISGYRDDSLETVKKNRDDYDMELKILSYKELYNWTMDEIVDNIGASNNCTFCGVFRRQALDRGARLLGVDCIATGHNADDIAETVLMNILRGDTSRLCRCCEIQTGGNEPNSVPRVKPLKYSYEKEIVMYAHFKKIVYFSTECVFSPNAYRGYARAFLKDLEKVKPSAIIDIIHSGEKISFKHSVKKPSRDVCKRCGFISSQQPCKACVLLEGLNRGLPKLGIGKKSKADRLITVNLVKNDF; encoded by the coding sequence CGTCCAAAAACTGGAGATGCGTTATGCAAAGAGTGTTTCTTTTTAGCGTTCGAAACAGAAATCCATACCACTATTCAACAgagtaaaatttttaaacaagGAAGTCTAGTAGCTGTTGCTGCAAGTGGAGGGAAAGATAGTACTGTTTTAGCGCATGTACTGAAGATTCTTAACGAAAGATATAAATACGGTATTGAGTTGAAATTACTATCAATAGATGAAGGTATTTCAGGATATCGAGATGACAGTCTtgaaacagtaaaaaaaaatcgtgatgATTACGATATGGAACTTAAGATTTTGTCTTATAAAGAACTCTATAACTGGACTATGGATGAAATTGTTGATAACATAGGGGCATCTAACAATTGCACATTTTGTGGAGTATTCAGAAGACAAGCTTTAGATCGAGGGGCGCGATTGCTTGGTGTAGATTGTATTGCTACAGGACACAACGCAGACGATATAGCCGAAACTGTCTTGATGAACATATTGCGCGGGGACACATCACGTTTATGTAGATGCTGTGAAATTCAAACAGGTGGAAATGAACCAAATTCTGTGCCGCGTGTTAAACCACTGAAATATTCATATGAAAAAGAAATTGTAATGTATGCACATTTCAAAAAAATAGTTTACTTTTCCACTGAATGTGTTTTTTCCCCGAATGCATATCGGGGCTATGCAAGAGCGTTCCTAAAAGACCTAGAGAAGGTTAAACCATCGGCTATAATCGATATAATTCATTCAGGAGAGAAAATATCCTTCAAGCATAGTGTTAAAAAACCTTCTAGAGATGTGTGTAAACGCTGTGGCTTCATATCATCACAACAACCATGTAAAGCATGTGTACTATTAGAAGGATTAAATCGAGGTTTACCAAAATTAGGAataggaaaaaaatcaaaagcagATCGATTAATTACTGTAAATTTGGTGAAGAACGATTTTTAA